In Lactuca sativa cultivar Salinas chromosome 5, Lsat_Salinas_v11, whole genome shotgun sequence, the DNA window catagaactcacatgtacattcaactcaactggaatggcacagaaacaagaatgtgtcaacacgataggttatgaacctcaagtcctgtgctagtgtttaacaataaggttactcttgattagttcttggaccttttcaagatctttaagactccgaCTAACCTTTTGACATATAAtaatctcttgtcaagaaacattctttgaaaaacaaatattcaagagttggtgtgggttcttatcaagacaaacacttcacacaattggtctagttggtctttgtcttatccaagacatcacaacttaccaatttcaaacgtacaagagtaagaaaattttctactccacatttgatgagtgttataaacctttttaagATGTGCTACTCAAGTGACAATCTTGGagtttaactctaagacttgattttggaaggaagtgtgattcaccttttgattttaaccatttcgaCAATTCTCGATACCTCTTCTTGGTCATACAAATGTACCAAGGTGTCCATAGAGGATCAATTGTCACACGGTTTTAAAATCACTAagttaatcataaaacacgatacttaaGTGCTCTCGatcccttcttttcagattggagaaacttttatctttctgcctaattgattattcttattcgttctgctttatattgaaaccttttcaacgaTTCAGAATTACGCtcaatcttgtaagcataaccatattcactaaacttttagcaaatcatgatgaatattttTATCgtttttttgtggtggacttgacctagtgcacaacaatgtgtattggatcctagtccttcacttgaatctttgtcaaggaattagtcttaattttccaaatacgaaggttctcattcataaCACAaaacaagttgtatgattccaagtttttgtccaaatgaaacttgggcgatgaaaatatttccttatttggtaaatttctgacactaccacaaataacataactaagaatcacatccttttcaatattgctatcaatagaaacatacaaacaacaattttcacaaatgccattgcaaggataaataagataaaacaaaatttattttatttataaaagtgcggaaaaacttgtccttacaacacaattataaatgaaaactatgttactaaacaTTTCTAAGCAATATATCCTAAATCTTaaacagcagctcaaaaatccgatcttcgaatcATGCGTTCAAAATctatttcttcgtgattagactcagctcactcttcctttaagcttcctttcttttcttcgatcctagaaaacatcaaaatgcaatcttatcacatcatgtattaacaaTCTACAAACATAaatttaatagagttagatagtggattttacctgaagcggaGTCATatatcttgactctcccatcttcgcgatccttcaggtagatacggcagcttcgcatccaatgccccttctcttggtagTAGAAATAAAAGGACTCTTTAGGAATAGcgcatgggacaatctcagattCATCCTTTCTCTTTCCCGTCCGGTCAAACGATTTGActttggccgatccctttccattgggaagagaagacttttctggacttccaatgttgctatTGTCaatttccatggaagtttgggagtttaATTTACCAAACAAATTTTcttgaccagtgcgccaaatcattgctgattcagcagcaataagcaaataggtaagattaatgagggtcacatcgtggtccatcatataatatttttttatgaactcactatatgaatcgggaagtgattgaagaaccaagtcaacagccaaattccttgagacatcgacacccaacattcccagtctatcaatatgcaacttcatatccaagacataagcacatacaaactttccatcttcatgtttgcttgccaaaagggcttaagtgaccttgaacttttcaagtcttcgaacatgtaggttggggagaattattggagaaggtggagaaagtgaagaatgatttccagttccatgatccaatcgtggaacatcatcttcatttggaaagctttttccaaaatattcaggaagaccatagttgttagatTTTGACATCTAGAAAAcgagagaaattcaagttagttgattcaatccttaatataacacccaaatgaaataataaggttaggatccaacacaatattctacaactcgaaagagggatgccgtaatccaattgcagaatatttgaaggtagataaatgacgatttaccaatttccaccatgaaaaacaaaatggaaaaaataggttttaaatgaactgaaactcctagatcctttgagattcattgaacttttcaatagcatgtttaatctcgattatgcccttcatgtttgtgactgggatgttgaggatcacaaacaatatgtagataaccatgcaaactagcttggtactctcgatgtcgaTCACCACCCAATTAATAtgtcggttaatcacacacgctccattaatcaatgataatctTACGAGAAACTGATTAccatccttcattggtcccatattagtgtgtcggttacacAAACACACGTTTcactaacgaccaacaaggtgcaatgtgcaatttcatggattagcaccaattccacatttttcctaaagtaaataagatatgggaatttataaaagtgtttagttaatttgtatttcattatacttataatggaaggttgtgtcctatcctacccattcaactaacgaccctccactagtcaagagtgcggtgggtaagagtggatacccattcaatctccattttatagacaatttccttaaacaccccttagagaccagctttgtgaatgaggtctactaacggtaagattgactctttacttatacatatataatatattaaacttttaattttatatagtataagagtGTATTTTATACGTTTAAAATataggtggtttaatctattaataaattagacttctaatttgattaatcttaaaccatattgttatggatttattaattctctattttaattaagcacttaattaatttaataaaaccataagggtgcaatttgaacttttcaaaatactagggttttagaatttaatatttcaaaattaatactttttaattagattttaaattccaaaacttgaggacaagttttgaaacctttcaaaatattaaggtttaactatttaaatttcaaaaactaaaacttttaagttcaaatttaaactataaaacctaaaaggtgtaaactgaaacttttcaaacatactaggtcaaatatttgaatcatgataatcctatattatccatatttaaccaaatccattaatTTTGATGAGGATAACCATaccaaacataaaaaatcaattttatgtaagaaaaacgagttttggtaattatcctcataaAAAACCGCCCAAAAAATCGAAAATTCCGGCAATAGCAccctggacttgccgagtccacttatggactcgccgagttcatacaactcgtcgagtccactaatggactcaccgagttggcttcACAGACagcaaaaattcaaatttttgatCCTTTGGCAAttcacttttgcatctattcaacTATAAAAACAACTTAGgcatgataccactgttgggttatgagcataacatcattcctatggtgtacatgcaaccctaattgctttgatctaggtttttctaatttgaacatacaacattgaataccaaagcaatagaccctatgaactagcatataatttgaaattgacatataattagggttagaaacattaccttgattgttatgtagcaataataatcacaatctttcttgatcttgacttctgaaagcctagtgcctaaaatgttgcacctctaatggagtcacaaacaccactagtaACAAGGCAGAACAAAGGAGATAGGAGAGGCTTTAAAAACGTCCAAGGGTTCTCTTAGAATGTTAGGCACTTTTTTGGGAGCCtttagggttccttttatagttaggCTTCTAGGGTTATCAACTTGGAACCCTAATTTCcttacttaggccttaagcaacatATGGACTCCTTATTGgacaagccttggacgaaatccttatggaCTCTCATAGAGATTTCGTCCGCCCTATACCAATAAGGTCCATGagcctaaactataaatattattgatttacataatcaaccaccGTCAATTTAATCAGTATcttttaatcaccaaattaattccaaattaatttttgatcaatactaattaaataatatgatttctcaattaatatattattcttataatatattaataaaccataattatcctatttctccataattcatcctatcagttgctatggtgaaggcaacatAAAAAGACCATGCtcctaatcgggtcaagtacataccaaaatagttatgggcttagacacctaatccaacacggTTGTTTCAATCCTTCTTTCCAGGGGGTCGGGAGCTCGTAGAAGCAATGCTCGTAAAGAACGCGTATGCTGCTTCCGTTGTCAATTAGTACTTTGTAAATTTGCCTTTAGCGCATGTAGGCAGTTATCACAAGCGGGTCCCTAGGATTCCATATGGGCATTGGGGGTCGTCTAAATAAAAGTTAATGTTAAGGGTGTTCTTCCGTACTACTTCGATGTCGTTGTCTGCTTCCTTGGGGTCGCGTCCTTCTCAGAGCCTCATGAGGCTCAAAAAATTTTCCTTCTTTATCGGGTGCCTGCCGATGTCTTTCTTAGCTTGTGTCTCCTTGAGATCAAATACCTTTTATCTCTCAATGCCCAACAAAATGTCAAAAGTTAGTCTACCAAATACGGTTAATTACACAAataccacttagctattttttttcaactttgggCTTATGATAAAGTTTATATCTTCTTATTTCAAAAGATGAAAACCAGATTGAGAGTTATTCAAGTGGGTCTGAAGATGATTATGAGAGAAGCTGCTATTTTCATCTTCTAGTAGATCGAAAGTTTCTACTTTTCATCTTCTATGATAATCTTTAAGTTCAAATCTTTCCcatcatttttctttttcttcctaACCAACAACATTTGAATAACTTGAATTTCATGTTTTTTTAAGGTGATGGCAATGAAGTGAGTTTATGGATTTATGAAGTAAGGTCagtatttatgaaaaaaaaaacctgaAGTAAGCTCATGGATTTATGAAAATTTACTTTTTTCATCATACATTACAGCCATTACATTTATAGCAACGTACATAAATGATAATGTGGAAATTTACTTTTTCATGAAGTAATTTTCATATTTATGGAAATTTACTTTTTTTctctatgtttaattttttttttttttttttttttgttggaaaGTACTGACTAAATGATAATGTGGAACACAATACAGTATCGAGGATATAGCGACTTAAATACCAATGAAAATTTAAAGTGAATATATATTTTATCCGGCATAAATACTTTAAAATTTTATCCTATTATTTAATCAGTATTTATATTGTATTTCATTATGGTTATAGCTTAATTCGGCCTATGCAAAGTGACACTATGGGCACTAAAGATGTCAACTCAAGAATGGAAACCTCAACTATGGAATTTGTGCTCTCATTGGTAGGGGTGCGTCGGTAGGGGTGGACGCACCCTTTAAGATATGGGGGCACATGCCCCCAATAACAATTCGATTAGACTGCATTTTGCATTAGAAAAAATGGGCTTAAATATATTTCTATCATGCAATGCTCCCAATGAACCAACCGAATTTGTTAAAGTGAATTAAAACTAAAGCTCCaatcctcaattaatatattattcttataaaggGTCGAAAAAACCGAAAAACCACAAGACCGGATCAGATATTTTGACATTTAACTCGACCCTATCATATAGATGGTCTCAAGTGCCCCCATCATATAAAATTCCTGGATCCGTCACTGCTCATTGGATAATGGTAGCCGGAGACGTCCACCTTTTGATAGCAATCATCTTTTGTCTGAAAATACTATCAGCTAACCTTCTCCCTTCCTGTCCTTGCTCGTGTGCAACCTCAACAGACTCAAATTTCTCCAACAAAAGTTGTTGATCCAAGATTTGGACCCACAAAATCATTTCAACATAATACATCCACTTCTAATGGCTACCAGCATTTTCATATTGTAAGCTTTTTTTTAAgattaattttattttcttttttaaaaagtgATATTGTGTTTGCTTTTTATGTACGTAGCCTTTGAAAATGATGCAAGATTTTCTAACACTGACTCAGGAAAATACTAGAAAGAACTTGGAAACATGAATAgatctttatttaaatatattttttaaagacaaaactgcaaaaatggtccctgtggtttgcattTTTTCAGGAAACAagtccaaacagtgactttttttgattcgtggtccttttggagtggtttgtatgtgaaaatggtccctccgaaaattAAAATGacataatacccttggggtatttatttttcatttttctttcattattcttaaattttaatatttatttatttattttaacaattaaaaaaataaaaaaggtcccacctccctctctctctctctctctctctctctctctctctctctccatttgAAGAAAGAAAGCACCGGTTCTTCCCCCTTTTCGCATTTTCCATGTTCTTCCCCCTTCTTGCTACTGATCGGAGGAAACAACCACCACCATCTTAACCCACTTAATTTTTCGAACACCTCCTCCACCTCCCCATGTCGTGACCCACCACCAGCAAACACCCTTCCCAAATACCTCCGGACCATAACCTTGCTCCTCCCAGCCCTCTCTCTCGTTGAGCTCTTCTGAAAAGAAAGGAAACAAAGGAAAAACCTCATTAATCGGTATAAGGTACAATAAGCTTTTCTCGATTTTCTTGATACAAATCTTTCAAATTACTCGTTGTTATTGGAACTGATCTTAAGAACCCCAAATAGAGATATATTTAGATGTTCGATTTCAAATTTTGTGGTCTAAATTTCAAATCTTGAATCAGGGACAAGAGACATCGGATCAAGAAAACACCTGATTATTTCTGTTCTTTCAAATTACTCGTTGTGATTGTTGGCAAAACCCACCAAACGCCTCCATCTTGTCGTAACCCAGCACCACCAAACGCCATCGTCGTTTCTGCTTCGTCTTGGTCCCTCGTCGAGCATCCACCAACAGAAATTAAGCAGCAAGGTTGCCCACATCCACCAACTACAGCCACCTGTCGTTGCCCTTCCACCGTCGGATCaggtagaagaagaagagaaggtgGGGTTAGGATCTTTTCTTCTCATCCTGACGTAGACTAAGTCGGAGGAGGAGCGGTCATCGTCTGAAATCTTCGAGCTTCCTTTTGATGCGTTGTTGAATGAAATCGATGGTGGGAGGATCGATCCGGAGTCATTGAAGGCTAACAAGTGGCGACTGCTTGTATATGTcgagtgtgtgtatgtatatgtgtgtagATTCTTTATGGTAATCTGGGGGAGgacgaagagagagagagagagagagagagagagaggtggcccttttttatttttttaattgttaaaataaataaataaatattaaattttaagaataatgaaagaaaaatgaaaaataaataccccaagggtattatagtcatttcagttttcggagggaccattttcacaaacaaaccactccaaaaggactacgaaaccaaaaaagtcactgtttggactaaaaccccaaaattttgcataccacagggaccatttttgcagttttgtcttttttaAATAACAATAGTTATAAATGAAATGCAACAGCGTTATACACGtcatttttcttttcttctttattttttcTTAGGTAAAAGAGGGCCCACTTACAAAAGAATCGGTAAACATACCAATTTTTTAAGAAATAAACTGGGGTATTCATTATAAAAAATGCTACTTGTGTAATACCAATTAAGTTGAATAACTCATCGTTCTAGTTTCAGATCGGACTTTGATCAGCTTCAGATAACAGCTATGAAGAAGTTGGAGCTTGTTTTCATACCTATACCTGGTTATGGTCACCTAAAATCAGCCATAGAACTTGCAAAGCGTTTGGTCGATCGAGATGAAAGATTATCCATCACAGTCCTTGTTATCAGTAATCCCGCTCAAACTGATATTGATTCATACACGAAGTCGTCTGCCGCTTCTAATGCCCGAATAAAATACACCACAATTCATCCCACCGATCCTCTTCCTCAAGGACCTCAACCCTCTTCCTCTTCGCCTATATCCTTAGAAAAGCTTGCTACCCTCTTCATCGAGAGCCATAAATCTCAAGTTGAACAAGCAGTCAGGGAGTTGGTATCAGATGATTCAACACATCTACTTGGATTTGTCCTTGATATGTTCTGCAGTTGTATGATCGATGTAGCCAACAAATTCAAGGTCCCTTCCTACATCTTCTTTACTTCAAACACAGCTTTTCTTGGATTCCTCCTCCACCTCCCGATCCGCCACAACCAAGTTGGTTTCAGTTTTAACCCATCGGATCCTGACTCACTTATCCCAAGTTACCAGAATCATGTTCCAGTAAATGTGCTTCCTGGAGCTGTATTTGACAAAACTGGTGGTGGGTATGAAACTTTCCTTTATCTTGGTACCAAGTTCCAGGAATGCAAAGGATTTATAGTAAATTCATACGTTGAGCTCGAACCATACGCTGTTAATTCAATGGTAGCCCAACCGTCTGTATACCCGGTTGGACCGTTGCTTGACCATAATAAGTCAACTGGATCGATTGAGATCAAGAACTGGCTCGACAAACAACCTTCGAAGTCGGTTCTCTTCCTGTGCTTCGGGAGTATGGGGAGCTTTAAGCAGCCGCAGATAGAGCAGATCGCTATTGCTCTCGAGAGGAGTGGTCACCGGTTCTTGTGGTCGATTCGCCAGCCATCACCAGCCATGCATGGAGCTCCAAGTGACTACACGAGCTATGAAAAGGTTATGCCAGATGGGTTTTTCGGTAGAGTGAAAGAGAGAGGAATGGTTTGTGGTTGGGCACCACAAATCGAAGTGCTTGCACATGGAGCTGTAAAAGGCTTTGTGTCTCACTGTGGATGGAACTCCATCTTGGAGAGCATGTGGTGTGGGGTCCCTATTGCAACTTGGCCATTGAATGCAGAACAACAACTGAATGCTTTTTTGGTTGTGAGGGAGTTGGGATTGGCTGTGGAGTTGAGTTTGACATACAGAAGCAGTGGGACCGAGTTGGTGATGGCAGATCAGATAGAGAGAGCCATAGATTGCTTGATGGATGATACGAACCCGGTCAGAGAGAGAGTGGAGAAGATAAGTCAGAAAAGCAGGAAGGCTTTGATTAATGGTGGATCTTCGTTTGTTACACTAGGTAAATTGGTTGATGACATGTTACAAAACATAGGGGCAGAGTAACAACGCTCTTGAGAAGTAGACCACCAACTTCTTGTCTTTGtaataaatgatatatatatatatatatatatatatatatatatatatatatatatatatatatatatatatatatatatatatatatatatatatatatatatatatatatatatatatatatatatatatatatatatatatatatatatatatactatttggTGAGTATCAACATCCATTTCCCCCTAATTATTGCACCTATGACTTTTGAGGttgaaagtattttttttatacaaaaaagaATTGTCTGTATGGCAATGTGATAATGTTTAATAGTTGGGATAGATAAAGACGTAGATATGTGGATTTACATATATACAGGCGATCAGGGTTCTTTACGGATAGTCTAAATTTCGAGTACTAGAATTAGGTATCAAAAAATCAAGAGAAAATGATAAAAATAGTCatttacactaattgcattataaaaatagccaaaaaaaattgaaattacaaAATTAGCCAGCCATTTCCCAGATGGGgatgccccatctgcgaaattagcatctcatctgcgaatgtacaagcacctaaagcacaactgtgctttacGTGCTTGTACATTTGCAGATGATGTCTCATCTGCGAAATTGATGTCTATCTGCGAAATCCCCTTCTCTTTCActatataaactttttttttctccatttttcacccttctctacacaaaaactctctctatCTTTGGGTTTCTCTCGgaattttggctagtttttgaagaaaatgaaggattatgtcaacaatcccgcaaatatggttagattttaactcttttaatgtttaaactttttttattttatcatttattgtattatttagtgttaaaaaaaggtaattttgttgtgtttgatagttttaatatttCTTTAGTATACTTGAAGTTTAAATGCTATTTTGTTAGTGTTTGTTTGAATGTACAAGTAGAGACTGCgtagataatgtttacaatttgttatttttgttgtttgtttagttgttgtataacctgaaaacttgtatattcttatcgtataattgtttatataaagtgAAAAACAGTTAAATTATAGTATGTGCAAAATagtcgtttgtatatatatatttgtcgtataagtataacatttgtataagttgaaaacttgtcatatatatattgttagaaattgtttgtgTTTGTCGTATAAGTCGAAAATTTGTATAAAGTTgtcgtataacttgcaaaattgttaatttggttgtcgttttatttgaaaaattgtttgtttatatggttataaaatgttagttttaattagaaagataaaaattgtttatatatttgtcatttaagttgaaaatttgtttaagttgaaaatttgtcgttgatatatttgtcgtttaagttgaaaatttgtttaataagatgtttatataattatgtatgatattgttttttatcgtaaatatatttgttgtataacttggaaaattgtttatatatgtgtatgttattgttttttattggaaatatataaattattaattaagaaattgtatttgcattactaattgtttatgtacttattgcagttcgtaatcatatattttaaaaacaaaatattttttagttttctaatttgtttttgtgttttttttgcaGCATGATTTTAGTTTTATCAATATGAAAGCCTTTGCGAACTTAAAAGGCTCGGGCGGTAACATATGGGAAGTATTTGTAGTTTTAGATGATGCCAGACGTGTCATTTTCAGAGATACCGTATTTGGTTATTTTATTgatgtccctcgtttacaaggggacgcattattgtttcataaaatgttcgttcatcagatccggccggaccctgttttatctccagatggaataaaacgattatattttcgagtaggcaatacgaaaatggtttatgggccggaagagttttgtttgattaccggcttcaattttggggagtatccaaaaaaACATTGGAGAAAAGGGTCGGAAAAATTATTAAgcagtaaaaaaagatgtttattgcgtgaacggctatttccggaccatactaatagttcggtgaaaatcggcgACCTGAAACGTTTAATTTTAAATCGAACA includes these proteins:
- the LOC111910411 gene encoding anthocyanidin 3-O-glucosyltransferase 2, translating into MKKLELVFIPIPGYGHLKSAIELAKRLVDRDERLSITVLVISNPAQTDIDSYTKSSAASNARIKYTTIHPTDPLPQGPQPSSSSPISLEKLATLFIESHKSQVEQAVRELVSDDSTHLLGFVLDMFCSCMIDVANKFKVPSYIFFTSNTAFLGFLLHLPIRHNQVGFSFNPSDPDSLIPSYQNHVPVNVLPGAVFDKTGGGYETFLYLGTKFQECKGFIVNSYVELEPYAVNSMVAQPSVYPVGPLLDHNKSTGSIEIKNWLDKQPSKSVLFLCFGSMGSFKQPQIEQIAIALERSGHRFLWSIRQPSPAMHGAPSDYTSYEKVMPDGFFGRVKERGMVCGWAPQIEVLAHGAVKGFVSHCGWNSILESMWCGVPIATWPLNAEQQLNAFLVVRELGLAVELSLTYRSSGTELVMADQIERAIDCLMDDTNPVRERVEKISQKSRKALINGGSSFVTLGKLVDDMLQNIGAE